In Streptomyces sp. NBC_01707, a genomic segment contains:
- a CDS encoding helix-turn-helix domain-containing protein, which produces MGAELVGPEQARADDVLLAWEGEDVIAVRLPQLSDSLDHILAAMERQHGMPLADLDRKTKQAAVRTLEARGAFSVRHGVETVAGALGVSRFTVYNYLNREKDT; this is translated from the coding sequence ATGGGTGCCGAGCTGGTCGGGCCCGAGCAGGCACGGGCCGACGACGTGTTGCTGGCCTGGGAGGGCGAGGACGTCATAGCCGTGCGCCTGCCGCAGTTGTCGGACTCGCTCGACCACATCCTGGCCGCCATGGAGCGACAGCACGGGATGCCACTCGCCGACCTCGACCGGAAGACGAAGCAGGCGGCCGTGCGGACCCTGGAGGCACGCGGTGCCTTCTCCGTACGGCATGGGGTGGAGACGGTGGCCGGGGCCCTCGGTGTCAGCCGCTTCACCGTCTACAACTATCTCAACCGGGAGAAGGACACCTGA
- a CDS encoding lactonase family protein, whose protein sequence is MTTRTSRRALLGALLAGAAASFSPAPPAPSGPTAWPDAPVARDRKAGTLFLGTYTSTVGGGTGIGVAGYAPATGVITGRTTITGVDNPSYLALHPSGTTLYAVDEQEQGGVTAVALGPGGTFRVLGTRSTGGAGPCHLSVHPSGRWLLSANYTSGSVAVHPIAADGSLGERTDLVVQTAPAPGPGQDGPHAHQIVTAPDGGHVLAVDLGNDTVYTYRLDTRRGTLRQLSYARLRPGAGPRHLTFHPSGRFAYLACEVDNTVVVCGYDPATGAVTPGAGQSTGTGTGPSYPAQLLVTGDGRFAYLANRGHNSLTRYAVEAGGAALRLIDTVPVGGDFPRQIAFSPGGALLFAANQRSGTVTVFDVDRADGGLRLTGTPFAAPMAACVLPLPPSGPAAVR, encoded by the coding sequence ATGACGACCCGCACCAGCCGACGCGCGCTTCTCGGAGCGCTACTGGCGGGCGCCGCAGCCTCCTTCTCGCCGGCCCCGCCCGCGCCGTCCGGCCCGACGGCCTGGCCGGACGCACCGGTTGCCCGTGACCGAAAGGCCGGGACGCTCTTCCTGGGGACGTATACCTCGACAGTCGGAGGGGGTACGGGAATCGGCGTCGCCGGGTACGCCCCGGCGACCGGGGTGATCACCGGGCGCACGACGATCACCGGTGTCGACAACCCCTCGTACCTCGCCCTGCACCCCTCGGGCACCACGCTGTACGCCGTCGACGAACAGGAACAGGGCGGTGTGACGGCCGTGGCGCTCGGCCCGGGCGGAACGTTCCGGGTGCTGGGCACCCGCTCCACCGGCGGCGCCGGCCCCTGCCATCTCTCGGTCCACCCGAGCGGCCGGTGGCTGCTGAGCGCCAACTACACCTCGGGCAGCGTTGCCGTGCACCCGATCGCAGCCGACGGTTCGCTGGGGGAGCGCACCGACCTGGTCGTCCAGACCGCCCCGGCCCCCGGCCCCGGCCAGGACGGGCCGCACGCCCACCAGATCGTCACCGCCCCCGACGGCGGCCATGTCCTCGCCGTCGACCTGGGCAACGACACCGTCTACACGTACCGGCTCGACACACGCCGGGGCACGCTCCGCCAGCTCTCCTACGCCAGGCTGCGGCCGGGCGCCGGACCGCGCCACCTCACCTTCCACCCGAGCGGCCGCTTCGCCTACCTCGCCTGCGAGGTCGACAACACCGTCGTCGTCTGCGGTTACGACCCCGCCACCGGCGCGGTGACCCCGGGGGCCGGACAGTCCACCGGAACCGGAACCGGCCCCAGCTACCCCGCCCAGCTCCTGGTCACCGGCGACGGCCGCTTCGCCTACCTCGCCAACCGAGGCCACAACAGCCTGACGCGCTACGCCGTCGAGGCCGGCGGGGCCGCGCTGCGGCTGATCGACACGGTGCCGGTGGGCGGTGACTTCCCCCGGCAGATCGCCTTCTCGCCGGGCGGGGCGCTGCTCTTCGCCGCCAATCAGCGGTCAGGCACGGTGACGGTCTTCGACGTCGACCGGGCGGACGGCGGCCTGCGCCTCACCGGAACCCCGTTCGCCGCCCCGATGGCCGCCTGTGTGCTGCCGCTCCCGCCGTCGGGCCCGGCGGCGGTCCGTTAG
- a CDS encoding TIM barrel protein yields the protein MGHPDQRFDVNLSILFTELPLLERPAAAAAAGFTAVELWWPWIETPTPPQTELDALKKALDDAGTQLVGLNFYAGQLPGPDRGALSVPGAESDRFRANIDVAADFAASVGCKALNALYGNRVDGVDPAVQDELALENLVLAARAADRIGAVLLIETLNEPESPRYPLVSAPAGIEVVDKVNSATGLGNARFLLDLYHLSMNGEDLSQVIAAYAGRTGHVQIADNPGRGAPGTGSLPLEQLLDELTKAGYDGWVGLEYKPGDRPSSESFDWLPAEARAAR from the coding sequence ATGGGACACCCGGACCAGCGCTTCGATGTGAACCTTTCGATCCTCTTCACGGAACTCCCGCTCCTGGAGCGCCCCGCGGCCGCCGCCGCAGCGGGCTTCACGGCGGTCGAGCTGTGGTGGCCCTGGATCGAGACCCCCACCCCGCCGCAGACCGAACTCGACGCCCTCAAGAAGGCGCTCGACGACGCGGGCACACAGCTGGTGGGGCTGAACTTCTACGCCGGACAGCTGCCCGGCCCCGACCGCGGTGCGCTCTCCGTACCCGGCGCCGAGTCGGACCGGTTCCGCGCCAACATCGACGTGGCGGCCGACTTCGCCGCCTCGGTCGGCTGCAAGGCGCTGAACGCGCTCTACGGCAACCGCGTCGACGGCGTGGACCCGGCCGTACAGGACGAACTCGCCCTGGAGAACCTGGTCCTGGCCGCCCGCGCGGCCGACCGGATCGGGGCCGTCCTGCTGATCGAGACCTTGAACGAGCCGGAGTCGCCGCGCTACCCGCTGGTGAGCGCACCGGCCGGGATCGAGGTCGTCGACAAGGTCAACTCCGCGACGGGCCTCGGCAACGCCAGGTTCCTGCTGGACCTGTACCACCTGTCGATGAACGGCGAGGACCTCAGCCAGGTGATCGCCGCGTACGCCGGGAGGACCGGCCACGTCCAGATCGCCGACAACCCGGGGCGCGGCGCACCCGGCACCGGGTCACTGCCGCTCGAGCAACTCCTCGACGAGCTGACGAAGGCCGGTTACGACGGCTGGGTCGGCCTGGAGTACAAGCCGGGCGACCGACCGAGCTCCGAGTCCTTCGACTGGCTTCCCGCCGAGGCGCGCGCGGCCCGCTGA